From Salvelinus namaycush isolate Seneca chromosome 2, SaNama_1.0, whole genome shotgun sequence, one genomic window encodes:
- the LOC120065140 gene encoding uncharacterized protein LOC120065140 isoform X1, translating into MSTILYKQSVLRRAEELKERSYLGLPNQLLPTLEELSTAELRRFQIYLTGGQLPGLPPVPESQLKRAYWQKTVVTSQKYSPENAVKITVGILRRMNRKDLIEKLERDHKGSTHASASTLPHSASSGGQSSILTGPSQGAEGTLDGGTCLMRGLDLLEVGSARKRRRRYRPKILTCSLKKRTQGHFSGFVIGPTMPSVPNLLLETLEKLSTVKLKRFQWHLTEDVLDKLPPIPESQLKNSDWQDTVDQIMQTYGPEKAVEITVVVLRLLYRNDLAEVLERSHRGAQGALHGKVADDRLDSLRHTDLQVEHVPVCSYRGSREKSPPLKKSETTWYVSPGILTPASSTISCSCSESDLEEEPVQLVRSSFSALDREASDTKAVDSLSKPATPYQFEPKTCDHENKGAYWFQWPHAGLFQCSITGLVFELEGEGEVLYWTVPWNRRLLAQRGKRPAGPLFKFTCPQGSVGQLHLPHCELYDQGGCEFLSVAHVTDDKKVEFIDNLELTDTHVIINVTGFSKYVIVSEEGRPISPIDALVLLFYQLPDVDKRSILKVLLLPSNVVLKEVREERRSSNGDREIYLETTSHCQLTPKQEYTLSTDLTDDHRIKPTKASFVDFQSYENYIPTFQLFMQSIVKEANIFLNENGSDKFVWDGLVWLPASLTEFTSTVLAPPPATPSIPPGRAFITKHRMALETRLGVLRPILLRLQQPDQGVLIDEEREEVLSITTKTLQNQALLDMVIRKGARAQEHFYQALREADHCLVEDLEEQTA; encoded by the exons AT GTCGACAATACTTTATAAGCAGTCTGTGTTGAGGAGGGCTGAGGAGCTAAAAGAGAGAAGCTATTTGGGTCTTCCAAATCAGCTGCTGCCCACTCTGGAGGAGCTAAGCACAGCGGAGTTGAGGAGATTTCAGATTTACCTGACTGGTGGCCAGCTGCCTGGCTTGCCTCCTGTCCCAGAGAGCCAACTGAAGAGGGCGTACTGGCAGAAGACAGTGGTAACCTCCCAGAAATACAGCCCTGAGAATGCTGTGAAGATCACAGTGGGCATCCTGAGAAGGATGAACCGGAAAGATCTCATTGAAAAGTTAGAGAGAGATCACAAAG GGAGCACCCATGCTTCTGCCTCTACACTGCCTCACTCTGCTTCCTCTGGTGGGCAGTCCAGCATCTTGACAGGTCCCAGTCAGGGAGCAGAAGGGACTTTGGACG GTGGAACCTGTCTGATGAGAGGCTTGGATCTCTTAGAGGTGGGGTCggcgaggaagaggaggagaaggtacAGACCGAAGATTCTGACCTGCAGTCTGAAGAAGAGAACGCAAGGCCATTTCTCAGGGTTTGTCATT GGACCCACAATGCCGTCTGTCCCAAATCTTCTACTGGAAACTCTAGAGAAGCTGAGCACAGTCAAGCTGAAGAGATTTCAGTGGCATCTGACTGAGGATGTTTTGGACAAACTTCCTCCCATTCCAGAGAGCCAGCTGAAGAACTCTGACTGGCAGGACACAGTGGATCAGATCATGCAGACCTATGGCCCTGAGAAAGCTGTGGAGATCACTGTGGTGGTCCTGAGGTTGCTGTACCGGAATGATCTTGCTGAAGTCTTAGAGAGATCTCATAGAGGAG cccagggtgcattgcatggtaAAGTTGCGGATGACAGACTCGACTCTTTGAGGCACaccgatctgcaggttgaacatg TGCCTGTCTGCTCATACCGGGGCTCCAGAGAAAAATCcccacctttaaaaaaaagtgagACGACATGGTATGTCTCACCGGGCATTCTTACACCTGCCAGTTCTACCATATCTTGCTCTTGCTCTGAGAGTGACCTTGAGGAGGAACCCGTCCAACTTGTTCGCAGTTCTTTTAGTGCTTTGGATAGAGAAGCATCGGATACCAAAGctgttgactctctctct aaGCCTGCGACTCCCTATCAATTTGAACCTAAAACCTGTGATCATGAGAACAAGGGAGCATACTG GTTCCAGTGGCCCCATGCAGGTCTGTTCCAGTGCAGTATAACAGGACTAGTATTTGAGttggagggggaaggagaggtgcTCTATTGGACAGTCCCCTGGAACAGGAGGCTTCTAGCCCAGAGAGGCAAGAGGCCTGCAGGGCCCCTGTTTAAGTTTACATGTCCCCAAGGATCTGTCGGTCAGCTACACCTCCCACACTGTGAGCTCTATGATC AGGGTGGATGTGAGTTCCTGTCTGTAGCCCATGTGACTGATGACAAAAAAGTGGAATTTATTGATAACCTTGAGCTAACAGACACGCATGTCATAATAAATGTCACTGGATTCTCTAAGTATGTCATCGTCAGTGAAGAAGGCAGGCCCATCTCCCCTATCGATGCCCTTGTCTTGTTATTCTACCAACTCCCAGATGTTGACAAGAGGTCCATCCTGAAGGTTTTGTTGCTTCCCAGTAATGTTGTACTCAAGGAG GTACGGGAGGAAAGGAGAAGCAGCAATGGGGATAGAGAAATCTACCTTGAAACAACTTCTCACTGTCAACTCACCCCGAAGCAAGAATACACCCTCTCCACCGATCTTACAGATGACCATCGAATAAAACCAACG AAAGCATCATTTGTTGATTTCCAGTCCTATGAAAACTACATTCCAACATTTCAGTTGTTCATGCAATCGATTGTTAAGGAAGCAAATATTTTTCTGAACGAAAATGGCAGTGATAAATTTGTATGGGATGGACTTGTCTGGCTTCCAG CCTCACTAACAGAATTCACCTCTACAG TTTTGGCCCCTCCACCTGCAACTCCTTCTATCCCCCCTGGTCGAGCCTTCATTACAAAACACAGAATGGCGCTAGAGACTCGTCTGGGAGTCTTGCGACCCATACTCCTGCGTCTCCAGCAACCGGACCAGGGGGTTCTGATTgacgaggagagggaggaggtgctCAGCATAACCACCAAGACCCTGCAGAACCAAGCTCTGCTGGACATGGTGATCAGAAAGGGGGCCCGCGCCCAAGAACACTTCTACCAAGCCCTGAGAGAAGCAGACCACTGCCTGGTTGAAGACCTGGAAGAGCAGACAGCCTGA
- the LOC120065140 gene encoding NACHT, LRR and PYD domains-containing protein 1b allele 2-like isoform X2, with translation MEHPCFCLYTASLCFLWWAVQHLDRSQSGSRRDFGRWNLSDERLGSLRGGVGEEEEEKVQTEDSDLQSEEENARPFLRGPTMPSVPNLLLETLEKLSTVKLKRFQWHLTEDVLDKLPPIPESQLKNSDWQDTVDQIMQTYGPEKAVEITVVVLRLLYRNDLAEVLERSHRGAQGALHGKVADDRLDSLRHTDLQVEHVPVCSYRGSREKSPPLKKSETTWYVSPGILTPASSTISCSCSESDLEEEPVQLVRSSFSALDREASDTKAVDSLSKPATPYQFEPKTCDHENKGAYWFQWPHAGLFQCSITGLVFELEGEGEVLYWTVPWNRRLLAQRGKRPAGPLFKFTCPQGSVGQLHLPHCELYDQGGCEFLSVAHVTDDKKVEFIDNLELTDTHVIINVTGFSKYVIVSEEGRPISPIDALVLLFYQLPDVDKRSILKVLLLPSNVVLKEVREERRSSNGDREIYLETTSHCQLTPKQEYTLSTDLTDDHRIKPTKASFVDFQSYENYIPTFQLFMQSIVKEANIFLNENGSDKFVWDGLVWLPASLTEFTSTVLAPPPATPSIPPGRAFITKHRMALETRLGVLRPILLRLQQPDQGVLIDEEREEVLSITTKTLQNQALLDMVIRKGARAQEHFYQALREADHCLVEDLEEQTA, from the exons AT GGAGCACCCATGCTTCTGCCTCTACACTGCCTCACTCTGCTTCCTCTGGTGGGCAGTCCAGCATCTTGACAGGTCCCAGTCAGGGAGCAGAAGGGACTTTGGACG GTGGAACCTGTCTGATGAGAGGCTTGGATCTCTTAGAGGTGGGGTCggcgaggaagaggaggagaaggtacAGACCGAAGATTCTGACCTGCAGTCTGAAGAAGAGAACGCAAGGCCATTTCTCAGG GGACCCACAATGCCGTCTGTCCCAAATCTTCTACTGGAAACTCTAGAGAAGCTGAGCACAGTCAAGCTGAAGAGATTTCAGTGGCATCTGACTGAGGATGTTTTGGACAAACTTCCTCCCATTCCAGAGAGCCAGCTGAAGAACTCTGACTGGCAGGACACAGTGGATCAGATCATGCAGACCTATGGCCCTGAGAAAGCTGTGGAGATCACTGTGGTGGTCCTGAGGTTGCTGTACCGGAATGATCTTGCTGAAGTCTTAGAGAGATCTCATAGAGGAG cccagggtgcattgcatggtaAAGTTGCGGATGACAGACTCGACTCTTTGAGGCACaccgatctgcaggttgaacatg TGCCTGTCTGCTCATACCGGGGCTCCAGAGAAAAATCcccacctttaaaaaaaagtgagACGACATGGTATGTCTCACCGGGCATTCTTACACCTGCCAGTTCTACCATATCTTGCTCTTGCTCTGAGAGTGACCTTGAGGAGGAACCCGTCCAACTTGTTCGCAGTTCTTTTAGTGCTTTGGATAGAGAAGCATCGGATACCAAAGctgttgactctctctct aaGCCTGCGACTCCCTATCAATTTGAACCTAAAACCTGTGATCATGAGAACAAGGGAGCATACTG GTTCCAGTGGCCCCATGCAGGTCTGTTCCAGTGCAGTATAACAGGACTAGTATTTGAGttggagggggaaggagaggtgcTCTATTGGACAGTCCCCTGGAACAGGAGGCTTCTAGCCCAGAGAGGCAAGAGGCCTGCAGGGCCCCTGTTTAAGTTTACATGTCCCCAAGGATCTGTCGGTCAGCTACACCTCCCACACTGTGAGCTCTATGATC AGGGTGGATGTGAGTTCCTGTCTGTAGCCCATGTGACTGATGACAAAAAAGTGGAATTTATTGATAACCTTGAGCTAACAGACACGCATGTCATAATAAATGTCACTGGATTCTCTAAGTATGTCATCGTCAGTGAAGAAGGCAGGCCCATCTCCCCTATCGATGCCCTTGTCTTGTTATTCTACCAACTCCCAGATGTTGACAAGAGGTCCATCCTGAAGGTTTTGTTGCTTCCCAGTAATGTTGTACTCAAGGAG GTACGGGAGGAAAGGAGAAGCAGCAATGGGGATAGAGAAATCTACCTTGAAACAACTTCTCACTGTCAACTCACCCCGAAGCAAGAATACACCCTCTCCACCGATCTTACAGATGACCATCGAATAAAACCAACG AAAGCATCATTTGTTGATTTCCAGTCCTATGAAAACTACATTCCAACATTTCAGTTGTTCATGCAATCGATTGTTAAGGAAGCAAATATTTTTCTGAACGAAAATGGCAGTGATAAATTTGTATGGGATGGACTTGTCTGGCTTCCAG CCTCACTAACAGAATTCACCTCTACAG TTTTGGCCCCTCCACCTGCAACTCCTTCTATCCCCCCTGGTCGAGCCTTCATTACAAAACACAGAATGGCGCTAGAGACTCGTCTGGGAGTCTTGCGACCCATACTCCTGCGTCTCCAGCAACCGGACCAGGGGGTTCTGATTgacgaggagagggaggaggtgctCAGCATAACCACCAAGACCCTGCAGAACCAAGCTCTGCTGGACATGGTGATCAGAAAGGGGGCCCGCGCCCAAGAACACTTCTACCAAGCCCTGAGAGAAGCAGACCACTGCCTGGTTGAAGACCTGGAAGAGCAGACAGCCTGA